In a single window of the Amycolatopsis sp. cg5 genome:
- a CDS encoding DUF2306 domain-containing protein: protein MVVDTAPETKTRPVWWRRPWIAPLAVVVIVFFAYALPPYLTLDPAKARLPAPPGFPEHYWFLVGHILFGTVAMVGSLLQIWPWFRGRYPVAHRRIGRLYVFAGVLPGGLMALVVGSVSPAGPATAVADIVAALLWLTFTFKGWQAARQRRFGDHRRWMIRSFAMTYSIILSRVIMPFAALAFVPQLDSAFGGSQQALIQSIAATSAWSSGLLSLLLSQWWLERRPRGARRA, encoded by the coding sequence ATGGTCGTCGACACCGCACCCGAGACGAAGACCCGGCCGGTCTGGTGGCGACGCCCGTGGATCGCGCCGCTCGCCGTCGTCGTGATCGTCTTCTTCGCGTACGCGCTGCCGCCTTATCTGACGCTGGATCCGGCGAAGGCCCGGCTGCCGGCGCCGCCGGGTTTCCCTGAGCACTACTGGTTCCTGGTCGGGCACATCCTCTTCGGCACCGTCGCGATGGTCGGCTCGCTGCTGCAGATCTGGCCGTGGTTCCGCGGCCGGTATCCGGTCGCGCACCGCCGCATCGGCAGGCTCTATGTCTTCGCCGGTGTGCTTCCCGGCGGGCTGATGGCGTTGGTCGTCGGCTCGGTCAGCCCGGCCGGTCCGGCGACGGCGGTCGCGGACATCGTGGCCGCCTTGCTGTGGCTGACGTTCACCTTCAAGGGCTGGCAAGCCGCGCGGCAACGGCGGTTCGGCGATCATCGGCGCTGGATGATCCGCAGCTTCGCGATGACCTACTCGATCATTCTCAGCCGGGTGATCATGCCGTTCGCCGCGCTCGCGTTCGTGCCGCAGCTCGACAGCGCGTTCGGCGGCAGCCAGCAGGCGCTGATCCAGTCGATCGCCGCGACGTCGGCCTGGTCGAGCGGGCTGCTGAGCCTGCTGCTCAGCCAGTGGTGGCTGGAGCGCCGGCCACGAGGAGCACGCCGAGCGTGA
- a CDS encoding MFS transporter: MTDLGPRYKWIALSNTTLGMLIATINSSIVLIALPDIFKGIGINPLEPANTGYLLWMIMGFLVVTAVLVVSFGRLGDMYGRARMYNMGFAVFTVSSVMLAITWFDGDAAALWLIGWRIVQGVGGAFLMANSSAILTDAFPANQRGLALGINGVAAIAGSFLGLVVGGVLAPINWNLIFLVSVPFGIVGTIWAYLKLHDTGIRKHARMDWWGNITFAVGLVAVLVGITYGIQPYGTAPTGWGSPFVLSCLIGGFAVLVAFVVIETRVDNPLFNLSLFRIKAFTWGNVANLCASLGRGGLQFILIIWLQGIWLPQHGYTFEQTPLWAGIYMLPMTVGFLVSAPASGMLSDRVGGRLLSSGGLAITAVTFALLIVLPVDFDYWAFAGILLLNGIGMGMFSSPNRAEVMNSLPADARGSGAGMMTTFQNSAMVLSIGFFFSLIIAGLSRDLPSTMSQGLMAHGVPSGSAEQLAHLPAVAVLFAAFLGYNPIQQLLGPQLTQLPPDQASFLTGRGFFPNLISGPFSAGLTVAFVFAIGVCVLGAVASLLTGKPEVVAEERETVGEELAGVAGEL, from the coding sequence ATGACGGATCTCGGTCCCCGCTACAAGTGGATAGCCCTGTCGAACACCACGCTGGGCATGCTGATCGCGACGATCAACTCCTCGATCGTGCTCATCGCGCTGCCGGACATCTTCAAGGGCATCGGCATCAACCCGCTCGAGCCCGCCAACACCGGCTACCTGCTGTGGATGATCATGGGCTTCCTGGTGGTGACCGCCGTGCTGGTCGTCAGCTTCGGCAGGCTCGGCGACATGTACGGCCGCGCCCGGATGTACAACATGGGCTTCGCGGTGTTCACCGTCTCCTCGGTGATGCTGGCGATCACCTGGTTCGACGGCGACGCGGCCGCGTTGTGGCTGATCGGCTGGCGCATCGTGCAGGGTGTCGGCGGCGCGTTCCTGATGGCCAACTCCTCGGCGATCCTCACCGACGCGTTCCCGGCCAACCAGCGTGGCCTCGCGCTGGGCATCAACGGGGTCGCGGCCATCGCGGGCTCGTTCCTCGGCCTGGTCGTCGGCGGGGTGCTCGCGCCGATCAACTGGAACCTGATCTTCCTGGTCTCGGTGCCGTTCGGGATCGTCGGCACGATCTGGGCGTACCTGAAACTGCACGACACCGGCATCCGCAAGCACGCGCGGATGGACTGGTGGGGCAACATCACCTTCGCCGTCGGCCTGGTCGCGGTGCTGGTCGGCATCACGTACGGCATCCAGCCCTACGGCACCGCGCCGACCGGCTGGGGCAGCCCGTTCGTGCTGTCCTGCCTGATCGGCGGCTTCGCGGTGCTGGTGGCGTTCGTGGTGATCGAGACCCGCGTCGACAACCCGCTGTTCAACCTCTCACTGTTCCGGATCAAGGCGTTCACCTGGGGCAACGTGGCGAACCTCTGCGCCTCGCTCGGCCGCGGCGGGCTGCAGTTCATCCTGATCATCTGGCTGCAGGGCATCTGGCTGCCGCAGCACGGCTACACCTTCGAGCAGACGCCGTTGTGGGCGGGCATCTACATGCTCCCGATGACGGTCGGCTTCCTCGTCTCCGCACCGGCCAGCGGGATGCTCTCCGACCGTGTCGGCGGACGGCTGCTCTCGTCCGGCGGGCTGGCGATCACGGCGGTGACGTTCGCGCTGCTGATCGTGCTGCCGGTCGACTTCGACTACTGGGCCTTCGCGGGAATCCTGCTGCTGAACGGGATCGGCATGGGCATGTTCTCCTCCCCGAACCGCGCCGAGGTGATGAACTCGCTGCCCGCCGACGCCCGTGGCTCGGGCGCCGGGATGATGACGACCTTCCAGAACTCGGCGATGGTGCTGTCGATCGGGTTCTTCTTCAGTCTCATCATCGCGGGACTGTCGCGCGACCTGCCTTCGACGATGAGCCAGGGCCTCATGGCGCACGGCGTGCCGTCCGGCTCGGCAGAGCAGCTCGCGCATCTGCCCGCGGTGGCCGTGCTGTTCGCGGCTTTCCTCGGCTACAACCCGATTCAGCAGTTGCTGGGACCGCAGCTGACGCAGCTTCCGCCGGACCAGGCGAGCTTCCTGACCGGGCGCGGATTCTTCCCGAACCTGATTTCGGGACCGTTCTCGGCGGGCTTGACGGTCGCTTTCGTTTTCGCGATCGGGGTCTGCGTGCTGGGCGCCGTCGCTTCGCTGCTCACCGGTAAGCCGGAAGTCGTTGCGGAGGAACGCGAAACCGTGGGCGAGGAACTGGCCGGAGTCGCGGGCGAACTCTGA
- a CDS encoding peptidylprolyl isomerase has protein sequence MKRWVLATVLALSATALATTPATAAPAKPLVVHCEFTPTPENPAARPVLRPLPFALTRGTADVTFRTNYGPVTIELNRAGAAPCAVHNMLSLVLQRFYDRTEYFRLTNSSRLGVLQCGDLYRQEEGGPGYKFADEVSGKETYPRGTIAMGNQGPGTNGSEFFIVHSFANIPANYSVMGKVVRGMEVLDRIVAAGIIPVTGPQDGLPAKPVKIERVTFG, from the coding sequence ATGAAGCGCTGGGTACTCGCCACCGTCCTCGCACTGTCCGCCACCGCGCTGGCCACCACGCCCGCCACCGCCGCGCCCGCGAAACCGCTGGTCGTGCACTGCGAGTTCACACCGACACCGGAGAACCCGGCCGCCCGCCCGGTGCTGCGGCCGCTGCCGTTCGCACTGACCAGGGGCACGGCCGACGTCACGTTCCGCACCAACTACGGCCCGGTGACCATCGAGCTCAACCGGGCGGGCGCGGCGCCGTGTGCGGTCCACAACATGCTCAGCCTGGTGCTGCAGCGCTTCTACGACCGCACCGAATACTTCCGGCTGACGAACTCCAGCAGGCTCGGCGTGCTGCAGTGCGGCGACCTCTACCGTCAGGAAGAGGGCGGCCCCGGCTACAAGTTCGCCGACGAGGTCAGCGGCAAGGAGACCTACCCGCGCGGCACCATCGCGATGGGCAACCAGGGCCCCGGCACCAACGGCAGCGAGTTCTTCATCGTGCACTCCTTCGCCAACATCCCGGCGAACTACTCGGTGATGGGCAAGGTCGTGCGCGGCATGGAGGTGCTCGACCGCATCGTCGCCGCCGGGATCATCCCGGTCACCGGACCGCAGGACGGCCTCCCCGCCAAGCCGGTGAAGATCGAGCGCGTCACCTTCGGCTGA
- a CDS encoding LysE/ArgO family amino acid transporter: MGELLLALAAGFGTGLSLIVAIGAQNAFVLRQGLRRDGVPAVVAICAASDAVLIALGVAGVGAVVGTSSSALMVVGLVGGGFLLCYGFLAARRALRPSAMQVDGTANGSLRRVVLSCLAMTWLNPHVYLDTVLLLGAIAAGRGDLRWVFATGAMLASVCWFVALGFGARLLSGFFGRASAWRVLDGLVAATMVTLGVLLVAGAPATTG, encoded by the coding sequence TCGGTACCGGGCTTTCGCTGATCGTCGCCATCGGCGCGCAGAACGCGTTCGTGCTGCGGCAGGGACTCCGGCGTGACGGGGTACCCGCCGTCGTGGCGATCTGCGCGGCGTCCGACGCGGTGCTGATCGCGCTGGGTGTCGCCGGGGTCGGCGCGGTCGTCGGGACCTCGTCGTCGGCGCTGATGGTCGTCGGCTTGGTCGGCGGCGGTTTCCTGCTCTGCTACGGCTTTCTGGCCGCACGCCGCGCGCTGCGGCCGTCGGCGATGCAGGTGGACGGAACGGCCAACGGCTCACTGCGCCGCGTGGTGCTCAGCTGCCTGGCGATGACCTGGCTCAATCCGCACGTCTACCTCGACACGGTGCTCCTGCTCGGCGCGATCGCCGCCGGGCGCGGCGACCTGCGCTGGGTGTTCGCCACCGGAGCGATGTTGGCGAGCGTGTGCTGGTTCGTCGCGCTCGGCTTCGGCGCGCGGCTGCTGAGCGGGTTCTTCGGCCGCGCGTCGGCGTGGCGGGTGCTCGACGGTCTCGTCGCCGCCACCATGGTCACGCTCGGCGTGCTCCTCGTGGCCGGCGCTCCAGCCACCACTGGCTGA